Proteins from a genomic interval of Synergistaceae bacterium:
- a CDS encoding TRAP transporter large permease subunit produces the protein MSLESGALLLFIAMLLLLLTGLPVAFSLGSISLVVGWFLLGPTCLMTAFSSAFGVSHNYVLIALPLFLLMVSILENSGIADDLYEMMYVWFGGLNGGLAIGTVIICTIMGAMSAVAAAAVVTMAVIALPSMSKRGYDKVLTCGAIAAGGGLGQLIPPSTMMIIYGSLSNASVGRLFIGGVMPGLLIACLFMLYIGVRCAINPKLGPALPPEERGDWSKKIKSLRAVALPLLIVFCVLGSIFGGISTPTEAAALGVFGMLICTILHRRFSWTYLAKACLRTVTVSSMVIWIIIGGSCFSAIFNAMGATDLIREFVLSLNMAPWAIITVMMFTFFVGGCLMDPAALLMITVPIYLPIVVELGLDPIWFGVCVVVNLQIGALTPPMCPNIFYLQAIVGKEIPTTAMYRSIIPFVLLYAVGLALCIVFPQIILWLPNLFLGIAR, from the coding sequence ATGAGCCTGGAATCCGGAGCGCTGCTCCTTTTCATTGCAATGTTGCTGCTGTTGCTGACCGGACTGCCGGTCGCCTTCTCGCTGGGATCCATCTCCCTCGTCGTCGGCTGGTTTCTGTTGGGACCGACCTGCCTGATGACCGCGTTTTCCAGCGCTTTCGGCGTAAGCCACAACTACGTTCTCATCGCTTTGCCGCTGTTTTTGCTCATGGTCAGCATTCTGGAAAACTCGGGCATAGCGGACGACCTGTACGAGATGATGTACGTCTGGTTCGGCGGGCTGAACGGCGGTCTGGCCATCGGCACGGTCATCATCTGCACCATCATGGGCGCGATGTCCGCGGTGGCGGCGGCGGCAGTGGTAACGATGGCGGTCATCGCCCTGCCCTCCATGTCCAAACGGGGCTATGACAAGGTGCTCACCTGCGGGGCCATCGCCGCCGGAGGAGGCCTGGGGCAGCTCATTCCTCCCAGCACCATGATGATCATCTACGGCTCGCTGTCCAACGCCTCCGTGGGGCGGCTTTTCATTGGCGGCGTCATGCCCGGTCTGCTCATAGCGTGCCTGTTTATGCTGTATATCGGCGTACGCTGCGCCATCAATCCCAAACTGGGTCCCGCCCTGCCGCCGGAGGAAAGAGGAGACTGGTCAAAGAAAATTAAATCTCTCAGGGCGGTGGCTCTGCCCCTTCTGATCGTTTTCTGCGTCCTGGGGTCCATCTTCGGAGGGATCTCGACTCCCACGGAAGCCGCCGCGCTGGGCGTGTTCGGCATGTTGATATGCACCATCCTGCACCGCCGGTTCAGCTGGACCTATCTGGCGAAAGCGTGCCTGAGGACGGTCACCGTTTCCTCCATGGTCATTTGGATCATCATCGGCGGCAGCTGCTTTTCCGCAATTTTCAACGCCATGGGCGCTACAGACCTCATCAGGGAGTTCGTGCTCTCGCTGAACATGGCGCCCTGGGCCATCATCACCGTGATGATGTTCACGTTTTTCGTCGGGGGCTGTCTCATGGACCCCGCCGCGCTGCTGATGATCACCGTGCCCATCTACCTGCCGATCGTCGTGGAGCTTGGCCTGGACCCGATCTGGTTCGGCGTATGCGTGGTCGTGAATTTGCAGATAGGCGCGCTGACTCCGCCCATGTGCCCGAATATTTTTTACCTGCAGGCCATTGTGGGTAAGGAAATCCCCACGACGGCCATGTACAGATCCATCATTCCCTTCGTGCTTCTGTATGCCGTCGGTCTGGCTCTGTGCATCGTCTTTCCGCAAATCATTCTGTGGCTGCCCAACCTGTTCCTGGGCATAGCCAGGTGA
- a CDS encoding NAD-dependent malic enzyme, which yields MREAVYTESLYLHRMTKGKIALASKMPVTTMRELSLAYTPGVAEPCREIGRDPNAIYEVTSKGNIVAVITDGSAVLGLGDIGPEAALPVMEGKSILFKNLGGVDSFPICIKTQNVDDFVKTVALITPSLGGINLEDIAAPRCFEIERKLKEICDIPVFHDDQHGTAVIVLAGLLNALKVVGKKTENVKVVIAGAGAAGIATCKFLKTAGVKKVVLCDREGAVYRGRTNRMNWAKEEIAQETNEDGEKGSLGDVLKGADVFLGMSGPGVATADMVKGMAPKAIVFAMANPTPEIFPDEAKAGGAAVIATGRSDFPNQINNCLGFPGLFRGALNVRAKTINEEMKLAAAYAIASLIPDSQLTPERIIPETMDPRVVPVVAESVAQAARDTGVARL from the coding sequence ATGAGAGAAGCAGTCTACACGGAATCGTTGTACCTCCACCGGATGACGAAGGGCAAAATTGCTCTGGCGAGCAAGATGCCCGTCACCACCATGAGGGAGCTCTCCCTGGCCTACACGCCCGGCGTGGCGGAGCCCTGTCGGGAGATCGGGCGCGACCCCAACGCGATCTATGAAGTGACCTCGAAGGGGAACATCGTGGCGGTGATCACGGACGGAAGCGCGGTGCTGGGCCTTGGGGACATCGGTCCGGAGGCGGCGCTGCCGGTGATGGAGGGGAAATCGATCCTCTTCAAGAACCTGGGCGGCGTGGACTCGTTCCCGATTTGCATCAAGACGCAGAACGTGGACGACTTCGTGAAGACGGTGGCGCTCATCACGCCATCGCTGGGGGGAATCAACCTTGAGGACATCGCCGCGCCGCGCTGCTTCGAGATCGAGAGAAAGCTGAAAGAAATTTGCGACATTCCGGTGTTTCATGACGACCAGCACGGGACAGCGGTGATCGTGCTGGCGGGGCTGCTGAACGCTCTGAAGGTCGTGGGCAAAAAGACAGAAAACGTGAAAGTGGTCATCGCGGGAGCCGGAGCCGCCGGAATCGCGACCTGCAAATTCCTGAAAACGGCCGGGGTGAAAAAGGTCGTTCTCTGCGACAGGGAAGGGGCCGTATACAGAGGCCGCACAAACCGCATGAACTGGGCGAAGGAAGAGATAGCCCAGGAGACCAACGAGGACGGAGAGAAGGGAAGTCTGGGGGACGTGCTGAAGGGCGCGGACGTTTTTCTGGGGATGTCCGGCCCCGGAGTGGCTACGGCTGATATGGTGAAGGGCATGGCGCCGAAGGCGATCGTGTTCGCCATGGCGAACCCCACGCCGGAGATATTTCCGGACGAGGCGAAAGCGGGAGGAGCCGCGGTGATAGCCACGGGCCGCAGCGATTTCCCGAACCAGATCAACAACTGCCTTGGTTTTCCCGGACTGTTCCGGGGGGCGCTGAACGTTCGGGCGAAAACCATCAACGAGGAGATGAAGCTGGCGGCTGCTTACGCGATAGCGAGCCTGATTCCGGACTCTCAGCTGACGCCGGAGCGGATCATTCCGGAGACGATGGACCCGAGAGTCGTTCCCGTGGTGGCGGAGTCCGTAGCTCAGGCCGCCAGGGATACCGGTGTCGCCAGGCTGTAA
- a CDS encoding tetratricopeptide repeat protein, whose translation MNEQERFYAELDDVYASQPDAVERFLSDRAAACSLRDGEPSLEYLMCLSELGGYYRGVSRYEDSLRAHKAAEKVIESLWGPRSSQYAVNLGNMAGTYRMMGEPDASLDAFGRAIEIYDELEVRGELKEDGAYLRAGALNNIALLYRDRKEYERSLDCLRSAAALLETDPRLKEELATTYVNLSGICQQTGKMDYAREYLEKALGIFRTLPEDNAHYAAALNAKGALQTADGQFEEARKTLETVLSIIGKVSAENAEYGCVCRNMARLCQRLEQQDEATRYMERAYEIFLKIWGKENETTKDAFRELEELRVQKRKP comes from the coding sequence GTGAACGAACAGGAGCGATTTTACGCGGAGCTCGACGACGTTTACGCCTCACAGCCGGACGCCGTCGAGCGTTTTTTGAGCGACCGCGCGGCGGCCTGCAGCCTTCGGGACGGTGAGCCGAGCCTGGAGTACCTGATGTGCCTGAGCGAACTGGGCGGGTATTATCGCGGCGTGAGCCGCTACGAGGACTCTCTGCGGGCGCACAAGGCGGCGGAAAAAGTGATCGAATCGCTTTGGGGGCCGCGCTCCTCCCAGTACGCCGTCAACCTCGGCAATATGGCGGGGACGTATCGTATGATGGGAGAGCCCGACGCCTCGCTGGACGCCTTTGGCCGCGCGATTGAAATCTATGATGAACTGGAAGTCCGCGGTGAATTGAAGGAAGACGGCGCGTATCTTCGCGCCGGAGCGCTGAACAACATCGCGCTGCTCTATCGGGACAGGAAGGAATACGAGCGTTCCCTCGACTGCCTGCGGTCCGCCGCGGCGCTTCTTGAAACCGATCCGCGTCTGAAGGAAGAACTGGCCACGACTTACGTCAACCTGTCCGGCATCTGCCAGCAGACCGGAAAAATGGATTACGCCCGGGAATATCTGGAGAAGGCGCTTGGCATCTTCCGAACTCTGCCGGAGGATAACGCGCACTACGCCGCCGCGCTGAACGCCAAAGGCGCGCTTCAGACGGCGGACGGTCAGTTCGAAGAGGCCAGGAAAACCCTTGAAACGGTTTTGTCGATAATCGGAAAGGTCTCCGCGGAGAACGCCGAGTACGGCTGCGTGTGCCGGAACATGGCGCGCCTGTGCCAGCGTCTGGAGCAACAGGACGAAGCGACCCGGTACATGGAAAGGGCTTATGAAATATTTCTAAAAATTTGGGGCAAAGAGAACGAAACCACGAAAGACGCTTTCAGGGAGTTGGAAGAACTGCGGGTTCAGAAGCGAAAGCCATGA
- a CDS encoding glycyl-radical enzyme activating protein, whose product MSHTAIIKTIDEYAVHDGTGARSLVFLKGCTLRCKWCQNPENLGFEPELWFHKSLCVHCGACEKECPAGAVNVKDDFQRIEKNRCLGVTCSKCVDVCPKKCYKVVGYSITAAELWRRLSQFKPFYQQESGGGVTLTGGEPLCRPDFSAEVLERCQDDHIHTAIESSLSTPWPLVWQVASRCDLIMADIKHMNSEKHQWGTGIPNEQILSNFKQLNEKFEHEIVVRIPLIPGFNDDEENIAQTAEFIAPLERVAGLDLLPFNVFPVSKYEALGERWIYNGVGKQTDEYLMRLRDLALARSNKRCTIGGVW is encoded by the coding sequence ATGTCCCATACGGCAATTATCAAAACTATAGATGAATACGCGGTACATGACGGCACCGGCGCGCGCTCCCTGGTTTTCCTGAAGGGCTGCACCCTCAGGTGCAAGTGGTGCCAAAACCCCGAAAATCTGGGATTCGAGCCGGAATTGTGGTTCCACAAAAGCCTTTGCGTCCACTGCGGAGCCTGTGAGAAGGAATGTCCCGCGGGAGCCGTGAACGTGAAGGACGATTTCCAGAGAATAGAAAAAAACAGGTGTCTGGGCGTAACCTGTTCGAAATGCGTCGACGTTTGCCCCAAAAAATGTTATAAGGTCGTGGGCTACAGCATAACGGCCGCGGAGCTGTGGCGCAGGCTGTCTCAATTCAAGCCCTTTTACCAGCAGGAATCCGGCGGCGGCGTCACCCTGACCGGAGGGGAGCCGCTGTGTCGTCCGGATTTCTCGGCGGAAGTGCTGGAGCGCTGCCAGGATGACCACATCCATACGGCCATAGAGTCGAGCCTGTCGACGCCCTGGCCTCTGGTATGGCAGGTGGCGAGCCGCTGCGATCTCATTATGGCCGACATCAAACACATGAATTCCGAAAAGCATCAATGGGGAACCGGCATCCCCAACGAGCAGATTTTGTCCAATTTCAAACAGCTCAACGAAAAATTCGAGCACGAAATCGTAGTGCGCATTCCACTGATTCCCGGCTTTAACGACGACGAGGAAAACATCGCTCAAACCGCGGAATTCATCGCCCCGCTGGAGCGCGTCGCCGGCCTTGATCTCCTGCCTTTTAACGTCTTTCCGGTATCCAAGTATGAGGCCCTCGGCGAGCGTTGGATATATAATGGCGTCGGGAAACAGACGGACGAATATCTGATGCGGCTTCGCGATCTGGCTCTCGCGCGCTCGAACAAACGATGTACAATCGGAGGCGTCTGGTAG
- a CDS encoding Crp/Fnr family transcriptional regulator, with protein MSQSRIPEKASDTDCVTRPSSVLKGMERLERLGSDSAVPKNFIVIEPGVVPDCCYVVKKGRVIVFDYTPHGEARVYDLMEERSLFLEANLLTNTPSYAYFKTTMPSELVCIGREALLLALREDPALMSGVIESIAYKFLSSVDQIKQSRSYTTTWKVCNLLLTFADRFGAPYDGKTLIREKISQRMISNFLGINRVTTVRIFKDLKDLNLIEQINGYYCIRDTTKLKQHMKSIG; from the coding sequence ATGAGTCAGAGCCGGATTCCTGAGAAAGCTTCCGACACGGATTGCGTCACGCGCCCTTCGTCTGTTCTGAAAGGAATGGAGCGGTTGGAACGACTGGGTTCCGACAGCGCCGTTCCAAAGAATTTTATTGTCATTGAGCCGGGAGTCGTGCCGGATTGCTGTTACGTCGTAAAAAAGGGGCGGGTCATCGTTTTTGACTACACGCCCCACGGAGAGGCGCGGGTTTACGATCTTATGGAAGAGCGTTCTCTTTTCCTGGAGGCCAATCTGCTGACGAACACGCCGTCATACGCTTATTTCAAAACAACGATGCCCTCCGAGCTGGTGTGTATCGGACGGGAGGCGCTGCTTCTCGCCCTGCGGGAAGATCCGGCTCTTATGAGCGGCGTTATCGAGTCCATAGCGTACAAGTTTCTCTCGTCCGTGGACCAGATAAAACAGAGCAGGTCTTACACCACCACCTGGAAAGTATGCAACCTCCTGCTGACCTTCGCGGATCGCTTCGGCGCTCCTTACGACGGGAAAACTCTCATTCGGGAAAAGATCAGCCAGAGAATGATCTCGAACTTTTTGGGGATAAACCGCGTCACCACGGTGCGCATCTTCAAAGACCTCAAGGATTTGAACCTCATCGAACAGATAAATGGTTATTACTGCATCCGCGACACGACGAAGCTGAAACAGCACATGAAAAGCATCGGCTGA
- a CDS encoding TRAP transporter small permease subunit, with amino-acid sequence MTFLLRAVDAISRAAAYLAAALVAYCAVGMVVDVSMRYVFNETVFWLQETITFAFGSAMFLGAPYTLQKSAHVRIDVLFSRLSPRRQALTDVCTFIFFFFFVGAIIWYGWDDALMSWDFNERTETVWGPVIWPYKFLLVASCILLFLQGCAQLVRNFDTVRGKDAR; translated from the coding sequence ATGACATTTCTGTTGCGTGCTGTCGATGCGATCAGCCGCGCAGCCGCTTATCTGGCCGCAGCGCTCGTCGCGTACTGCGCGGTGGGTATGGTGGTGGACGTATCCATGCGCTACGTGTTCAACGAAACCGTCTTCTGGCTTCAGGAGACAATCACGTTCGCCTTCGGAAGCGCGATGTTTCTCGGCGCGCCTTATACCCTGCAAAAGAGCGCGCACGTAAGGATCGACGTCCTTTTTTCGAGGCTTTCTCCCCGACGGCAGGCTCTGACGGACGTCTGCACATTTATCTTTTTCTTCTTTTTTGTCGGGGCCATTATCTGGTACGGCTGGGACGACGCTCTCATGTCCTGGGATTTCAACGAGAGGACTGAAACGGTCTGGGGACCGGTTATCTGGCCGTACAAGTTTCTTCTTGTGGCTTCATGTATTCTGCTGTTTCTGCAGGGATGCGCCCAATTGGTCAGAAATTTTGACACGGTCAGGGGGAAGGACGCGAGATGA
- the murJ gene encoding murein biosynthesis integral membrane protein MurJ: MQESSRMVRHALLMMMGTFASRILGLLREVVTAAFFGASGQIDAFNVAYTLANLARQLVAEGALSAAFVPVFSKALLESRSRALSLARQAMSVLIFASLAVAFAGVLGAPLLTFVMAPGFDGETARLATSLTRWMFPFLFLISMAALVMGTLNGLGSFFMPALAPAFSNLIFILSAAFLVRHLGIHGLAVAVLLGGSLHFLSQWIWSRHIGAALYPQRPDFSDAELRKMMLLFLPYAAGLSLNQVNPVISRMLGSFLEEGSISVLNYANRIVQLPLGLFVIAISQAVLPQLSRVQSPDEFIAAVSEALRFALFIVLPATVGLVMISSPFVHVTFVRGAFGEQAWNATSRALVLSVLGLPGMACSTVVMRGLYALTLPRAAFTMTLFSVGCTAFLSLALMFPMGYGALALAPSVAFTLSGLLGLFFIRQKLGSSLGSRILSKKWIFKTTLSLALMAVALYLYKTFLPYETDIRLSLRAAWCFGAVLAAVFVYVLSTLTLRFEEWQWIKGALFRKGTSSK, from the coding sequence TTGCAGGAATCTTCGCGCATGGTTCGCCATGCTCTGCTGATGATGATGGGAACCTTTGCAAGCCGCATTCTGGGACTGCTGCGGGAGGTGGTGACGGCGGCGTTTTTCGGGGCCTCGGGACAGATTGACGCCTTCAACGTGGCCTACACCCTGGCCAATCTGGCCCGCCAGCTCGTGGCGGAGGGGGCTCTTTCCGCAGCCTTCGTTCCCGTTTTTTCCAAAGCCCTTCTTGAAAGCCGTTCCCGGGCGCTCTCTCTGGCGCGTCAGGCCATGAGCGTTCTGATCTTTGCATCTCTGGCGGTGGCCTTCGCCGGCGTTCTGGGAGCTCCCCTGCTGACCTTCGTCATGGCTCCGGGCTTCGACGGGGAAACCGCGCGGCTGGCCACCAGTCTGACGCGATGGATGTTCCCCTTCCTCTTTCTGATTTCCATGGCCGCGCTGGTCATGGGGACCCTGAACGGCCTGGGGTCTTTTTTCATGCCTGCACTGGCCCCGGCTTTCAGCAACCTGATCTTCATCCTCAGCGCCGCGTTTCTGGTCCGTCACCTGGGCATTCATGGTCTGGCGGTGGCCGTCCTGCTGGGCGGAAGTCTCCATTTTCTGAGCCAGTGGATCTGGAGCCGTCATATCGGAGCGGCGCTTTATCCCCAGCGTCCGGACTTCTCCGACGCGGAGCTTCGAAAGATGATGCTCCTGTTCCTCCCCTACGCCGCCGGGTTGTCCCTGAACCAGGTCAATCCCGTCATCAGCCGGATGCTGGGATCTTTTCTGGAGGAGGGCAGCATCTCCGTGCTGAACTACGCCAACCGCATCGTCCAGCTTCCTCTGGGTCTCTTCGTCATCGCCATATCTCAGGCCGTTCTGCCGCAGCTTTCCCGGGTTCAGAGCCCTGACGAGTTCATTGCGGCTGTCAGCGAAGCCCTTCGTTTCGCCCTTTTTATCGTCCTCCCCGCCACGGTGGGGCTCGTCATGATTTCCAGCCCCTTCGTTCACGTGACCTTCGTTCGGGGCGCCTTTGGAGAACAGGCCTGGAACGCCACATCCCGGGCTCTCGTTCTCAGCGTTCTCGGCCTTCCCGGCATGGCCTGCTCCACTGTGGTGATGCGGGGCCTCTACGCTCTGACCCTGCCCCGGGCGGCCTTTACGATGACGCTCTTCAGCGTCGGCTGCACCGCGTTCCTGTCCCTTGCCCTCATGTTCCCCATGGGATACGGCGCTCTGGCCCTCGCCCCCAGTGTGGCCTTCACCCTTTCCGGACTGCTGGGGCTTTTTTTCATCAGACAAAAACTTGGGAGCTCCCTGGGTTCACGCATTCTCTCAAAAAAATGGATATTCAAAACAACCCTTTCTCTCGCCTTGATGGCAGTGGCCCTTTATCTGTACAAAACCTTTCTTCCCTACGAGACGGACATCAGGCTGTCGCTGCGGGCGGCCTGGTGTTTCGGCGCCGTACTGGCGGCCGTCTTCGTCTACGTTCTGTCCACTCTGACGCTGCGTTTCGAAGAGTGGCAGTGGATCAAAGGCGCGCTTTTCAGGAAAGGAACTTCATCAAAGTGA
- the fumC gene encoding class II fumarate hydratase — MEYRVEKDSLGEVKVPADKYWGAQTQRSYENFKIGVEKIPQESIHAFGLMKKGCALANRRLGVLDPVLADTIAAVCDEIIAGKLDGHFPLSVWQTGSGTQSNMNLNEVIANRANEILKEKKIHPNDHVNKSQSSNDTFPAVMHITGVLALEDHVLPSLRALKETLAEKSEQFADIIKTGRTHLQDATPLTLGQEFSGYARMLERCEQMISLARDCLLDLGLGGTAVGTGLNAPVGFDTAVAEEISRLTGKNFRAAPNKFHSLTSKDELVFAHGALKALAADLMKIANDVRWLSSGPRCGLGELTIPANEPGSSIMPGKINPTQCEALTMVCVQVMGNDVAVGMAASQGNFELNVFMTVLNYNFLQSARLLGDAMASFRVNCAAGIEANVEKIQSYVSNSLMNVTALNPHIGYDKAAKIALKAHADKSSLREAAIALGFLTGEQFDRYMDLKAMCHPTPLKK; from the coding sequence ATGGAATACCGTGTTGAAAAGGACTCGCTGGGCGAGGTGAAAGTGCCGGCGGATAAGTACTGGGGCGCGCAGACGCAGAGAAGTTACGAAAACTTCAAAATCGGCGTTGAAAAAATACCGCAGGAGAGCATCCATGCCTTTGGCCTGATGAAAAAGGGCTGCGCCCTGGCCAACAGACGCCTGGGCGTTCTCGACCCCGTTCTGGCCGACACCATCGCCGCGGTGTGCGACGAAATCATCGCGGGAAAGCTGGACGGGCATTTCCCTCTTTCCGTGTGGCAAACGGGCAGCGGCACCCAGAGCAACATGAACCTCAACGAAGTCATAGCCAACCGCGCCAACGAAATCCTTAAAGAAAAGAAGATTCACCCCAACGACCACGTCAACAAGTCCCAAAGCTCCAACGACACCTTCCCGGCCGTCATGCACATCACCGGCGTCCTGGCTTTGGAAGATCACGTACTTCCGTCGCTTCGGGCCCTGAAGGAAACCCTTGCCGAAAAGTCCGAACAGTTCGCCGACATCATCAAGACGGGCCGCACACACCTCCAGGACGCCACGCCTCTGACTCTGGGGCAGGAATTCAGCGGCTACGCGCGTATGCTGGAGCGATGCGAGCAAATGATCTCTCTGGCGAGGGACTGTCTTCTGGATCTGGGGCTGGGAGGAACGGCTGTGGGAACTGGGCTGAACGCGCCCGTGGGGTTCGATACGGCGGTGGCGGAGGAGATTTCCAGGCTGACGGGAAAAAATTTCCGCGCCGCGCCCAACAAGTTCCACTCCCTGACCAGCAAGGACGAGCTGGTTTTCGCGCACGGGGCGCTGAAAGCCCTGGCCGCCGACCTGATGAAGATCGCCAACGACGTGCGCTGGCTCTCCTCGGGGCCCCGCTGCGGGTTGGGCGAGCTGACCATTCCGGCCAACGAACCGGGCAGCTCGATCATGCCGGGGAAAATCAACCCCACGCAGTGCGAAGCCCTGACGATGGTATGCGTTCAGGTGATGGGCAACGACGTGGCCGTTGGTATGGCGGCCAGTCAGGGCAACTTCGAGCTGAACGTGTTCATGACGGTGCTGAACTACAACTTCCTCCAGTCCGCCCGGCTGTTGGGGGACGCCATGGCGTCGTTCCGCGTGAACTGCGCGGCGGGCATCGAGGCAAACGTGGAAAAAATCCAGAGTTATGTTTCCAATTCCCTGATGAACGTGACGGCTCTGAATCCTCACATCGGTTACGACAAAGCGGCGAAGATCGCCCTGAAGGCCCACGCGGACAAATCGAGCCTGCGCGAGGCGGCCATTGCCCTGGGCTTCCTGACGGGCGAGCAGTTCGACCGATACATGGATTTGAAGGCCATGTGCCATCCCACGCCGTTGAAAAAGTAA
- the dctP gene encoding TRAP transporter substrate-binding protein DctP, with product MRFKTLFIVCAVLLAMVFTADDANAKTYELRLQHPENPNSPLDHPIYSNLAQKIEQYTDGQVKIKIYSAGMLVPDGQLFMATAKGQVDMTVCSAGYWSGTMSIGVVQSGPPGSYKNVQDGDKLLRSPELVKIFREEYDKRGVHYFGECMVGPDGQALVLKNPIKSISELKGLKIRASGEQQNAVAALGGNPVNLPKSDVYSALATGVIDGTLQGLDGAVDGKHYEIAKYVVHPVALGAGTCTVLMNKKLWDSFGRELQDKITAAYEEWHEWEVANVGELFSAEKNLRANGMTFIELPESDLPAYYSALNSVWDKVAARDEVAAKCIAIYRDYYKK from the coding sequence ATGAGATTCAAAACGCTGTTTATTGTATGCGCGGTATTGCTCGCAATGGTCTTCACCGCTGACGACGCGAACGCAAAAACGTACGAACTCAGGCTCCAGCATCCCGAAAACCCCAACAGTCCCCTGGATCATCCTATCTATTCAAACCTGGCTCAAAAAATTGAACAGTATACCGACGGTCAGGTCAAAATCAAAATCTACAGCGCCGGTATGCTGGTTCCGGACGGTCAGCTTTTCATGGCCACCGCCAAGGGGCAGGTCGATATGACCGTGTGCAGCGCCGGATACTGGAGCGGCACGATGTCCATAGGAGTCGTTCAGTCGGGCCCTCCCGGCTCTTACAAGAACGTTCAGGACGGCGACAAACTTCTCCGGAGTCCCGAGCTCGTGAAGATATTCCGCGAGGAATACGACAAGCGGGGCGTGCATTATTTCGGCGAGTGCATGGTCGGCCCGGACGGTCAGGCGCTGGTCCTCAAGAACCCGATTAAAAGCATCTCCGAACTGAAGGGGCTCAAAATACGGGCTTCGGGCGAGCAGCAAAACGCCGTCGCCGCTCTGGGCGGCAACCCCGTCAACCTTCCCAAGTCGGACGTCTACTCCGCTCTGGCCACGGGGGTCATCGACGGCACTTTGCAGGGCTTGGACGGCGCGGTTGACGGCAAGCATTACGAGATCGCCAAATACGTCGTGCACCCGGTGGCCCTGGGCGCCGGAACCTGCACCGTGCTCATGAACAAGAAACTGTGGGATTCCTTCGGCAGGGAACTGCAGGACAAAATCACCGCGGCGTACGAGGAATGGCATGAATGGGAAGTCGCCAACGTGGGAGAACTCTTCAGCGCTGAAAAAAATCTGCGCGCGAACGGGATGACCTTCATCGAACTGCCCGAGTCCGACCTTCCCGCATACTACAGCGCACTGAACTCGGTTTGGGACAAGGTCGCCGCGCGGGATGAAGTTGCGGCCAAATGCATCGCGATCTACCGGGATTATTATAAAAAGTAG
- a CDS encoding hydrogenase maturation protease yields MENMGKKVEQHKREQEKQELQIWGLGNPLLGDDAVGCAVAERLTARGVPGVLDCGTTPENYLAPLRRKPPSALLIVDAADMGLPPGEFRLLTLEEMSAAADSSHGIPPALLLEPFRASMEIVIIGIQPESCRIGSALSAAVERAARLVTEKIAEGRWREIEKLTPEEL; encoded by the coding sequence ATGGAAAATATGGGGAAAAAAGTGGAACAGCACAAAAGAGAACAGGAAAAACAGGAGCTTCAGATTTGGGGTCTGGGCAACCCCCTTCTGGGAGATGACGCCGTGGGGTGCGCCGTGGCTGAGAGACTGACGGCCAGAGGGGTCCCGGGCGTCCTGGACTGCGGAACGACGCCCGAAAATTATCTTGCGCCTCTGAGAAGAAAACCCCCCTCCGCGCTTCTCATCGTGGACGCGGCGGACATGGGGCTTCCCCCCGGAGAGTTCAGGCTTCTGACCCTTGAGGAAATGAGCGCCGCGGCGGACTCCTCTCACGGCATCCCCCCTGCGCTTTTGCTGGAACCTTTCCGGGCGTCCATGGAGATCGTCATTATCGGAATCCAGCCTGAATCCTGCCGCATCGGCTCCGCCCTTTCCGCCGCAGTGGAGAGAGCGGCCCGGCTCGTGACGGAGAAGATCGCGGAAGGGCGCTGGAGGGAAATTGAAAAGCTGACGCCGGAAGAGCTTTGA